In a genomic window of Telopea speciosissima isolate NSW1024214 ecotype Mountain lineage chromosome 5, Tspe_v1, whole genome shotgun sequence:
- the LOC122662692 gene encoding CST complex subunit CTC1-like isoform X2 has product MEGVRNISISELLQRSRPLTGASSLCSPSISVSRFPPEANCRQRSSDGTATKPDSVNISVSEENSSRRILSPLKYPALIIGTLSLPSSDTESTSNQLSCGLRNSCFVFSDGVSRICCAVLDLDIKIIGKQIHVLAWNFIPFKGGGGFLEIIRWSLSNLSTEICQSSHADAFLLASASHVQKEHFEPRSSVCGRLGSVSPVFVIPCTVKGNVDSGNCSKDSRNLSGFLAEIMVCECYVCTSKASVASIRNLLQGHSSHSFNRPAFLYFYGSASFWHPVLSNLLGIVVLLSAVKKKQIFSGKEEPCLMFTSTDKTVLHIPRSPVGELLSGRNRIKGRGESGVYTGVVTGVYMQGMVVELDEKVWLLLTDHISYLPHSLRLGAIISLRNVHFVHPNFSWSRMLLLGACCKTTINVESFSSVESQCHIRLQSQSLLHKFIGTLAFSARLWVLLTVSCFRKKFAGTLSEKKILGSKYQEGLVQMYARSGLPSSFFRPRHGLFIEFSKHNQSSCGSEPNDGYLKLVVPITNFISHCEAIWLKTLVQMNKDPETIRKRKKFRLLPCEGNSYGRLVRRIISSEDLALVLMGNLEISPSSGRLQLIDATGSIEVVVPDLPSNWDARSIYEVKHYTVVIEGIPAQLSSFSLLRNESFPCRSIFDHVSSMKERNNLAIYVHFHMSNAISLNGRFPCMDWSGNPNLLENGTFRMLLITHKFPAMQNFQGRSNISKSSTLLAEAIILPWDLSLPLENGNTCPTEVSNFKLRKCSQDHVKRNCQDSSNKRPKIVHLLGRALTAGSIDGLEKDENEAHGSLSDCSPCADFSSNQKPCNLKYPLTMLCYVTFGSCNDQNPLRSAILYCTNPNAGDDELVKRSLQKVVLEFKPESLFKYQLLRIGGYYILKYPEKELQCNLRDCGYRSCGKVIITSETQLWSIYFACDEDPFHTKPESSLPSDVSSRTIDANLSEGSLQNELIFQRSARQNPLSCSDVHLHLSADAMKHLKICTAAVEGLISPIMAPAKAVNVSAFIMTNMTVPVPSSGTPDPSSRLPEGDLISLHGNVLAVHSLNCSSLCAQKPLGCETMGDAHQLWFFQGTSDSVCIHILEGRDIVKIRGTLWKHAFPIGLGPGVTATFHRVLVLGPNELLLTPVSFIVIDSVKEVLSQDSDMSSHPISTPDILCDALQDTVPSGFIPELIHCLESGPVQLRCRVVAIRVLVLEMPKSKFEKLQTREQSKDPAVNIPLAGFVLDDGSSTCCLWANAERAAKLLRLQEETSISYFSSSYSTLRTGSNKAPSTTIYDLRKILKKHNRVTVKNQGSMHDPSCQELLFSVTSDKVLSSSDESVIKFIILNACHGAVLNVLGSVMDSDAFGWLEMELAEMEMPVHSIRNIWAREIRYADYLTDAKTVLQELLVR; this is encoded by the exons ATGGAAGGTGTGAGGAACATATCGATTTCAGAGCTGCTCCAACGATCTCGTCCTCTAACAGGTGCTTCCTCTCTTTGCTCTCCTTCCATTTCGGTTTCTCGTTTTCCACCTGAAGCGAACTGTAGACAAAGATCATCTGACGGAACGGCCACGAAACCTGATTCTGTCAATATTTCTGTTTCCGAAGAAAACTCTAGCCGTagaattctctctcctctcaagtACCCTGCGCTTATTATTGGAACCCTAAGTCTCCCTTCCAGTGATACTGAGTCGACTTCTAATCAACTCTCTTGCGGGTTGAGAAACAGTTGCTTTGTGTTTTCTGATGGTGTTTCTAGGATTTGTTGCGCTGTTCTTGACCTGGATATTAAGATTATCGGCAAGCAAATCCATGTTCTTGCCTGGAATTTCATTCCTTTCAAAGGTGGTGGTGGATTCTTGGAGATTATCAGATGGAGCCTTTCGAATTTGTCCACGGAAATATGTCAATCGTCCCATGCGGATGCGTTTCTGTTGGCTTCAGCTTCACATGTTCAGAAAGAGCATTTCGAGCCTCGTTCTTCTGTTTGTGGCAGATTAGGATCGGTCAGCCCTGTTTTTGTAATTCCATGCACTGTTAAAGGTAATGTCGATTCCGGCAACTGCTctaaagattcaagaaacttgaGTGGATTCCTTGCGGAAATAATGGTCTGTGAGTGTTACGTATGTACTTCCAAAGCTTCAGTAGCCTCGATTAGGAATCTACTTCAGGGACACAGTTCTCATTCTTTCAATCGACCTGCATTTTTATATTTCTATGGATCTGCTTCGTTTTGGCATCCTGTTCTCTCTAACCTTCTCGGGATTGTAGTCTTGCTCTCTGCCGTGAAGAAGAAACAGATTTTCAGCGGAAAAGAAGAGCCATGTTTAATGTTCACAAGTACAGACAAAACTGTTTTGCATATACCCAGGTCACCTGTGGGAGAATTGCTATCTGGAAGGAATAGAATCAAAGGGAGAGGTGAGTCTGGTGTGTATACTGGAGTTGTCACAGGTGTTTACATGCAAGGAATGGTTGTTGAGCTGGACGAGAAAGTGTGGCTTTTACTAACCGATCATATTTCATACTTACCTCATTCTTTGAGGCTAGGCGCTATT ATATCTTTGAGGAATGTTCATTTTGTACATCCCAATTTTTCTTGGTCAAGAATGCTCTTGCTCGGGGCTTGCTGTAAGACTACCATCAATGTGGAATCCTTTTCATCCGTGGAGTCTCA GTGTCATATTCGTCTCCAGTCACAAAGCCTGTTGCACAAATTCATTGGGACGTTGGCATTTTCTGCCAGATTATG GGTCTTACTTACAGTCTCATGTTTCAGAAAAAAATTTGCTGGCACCCTGTCAGAGAAGAAGATTCTTGGATCCAAATAT CAAGAAGGATTGGTTCAGATGTATGCTAGATCAGGCCTACCTTCATCTTTTTTTCGACCTCGG CATGGACTATTCATTGAATTCAGTAAGCACAATCAGAGTAGTTGTGGTAGTGAGCCAAATGATGGGTACTTGAAATTG GTAGTGCCTATCACTAATTTCATCAGCCATTGTGAGGCCATTTGGTTAAAGACATTAGTACAAATGAATAAGGACCCTGAAACTAtcaggaagagaaaaaaattccGTCTCCTGCCATGTGAAGGGAATTCCTATGGGAGGTTAGTCAGAAGAATTATATCAAGTGAAGATCTTGCCTTGGTTCTGATGGGTAATCTAGAG ATTTCTCCATCTTCTGGGAGGTTGCAGTTAATTGATGCAACTGGCAGCATTGAGGTTGTGGTACCAGATTTGCCATCTAATTGGGATGCCAGAAGTATATATGAG GTTAAACACTATACTGTTGTTATAGAAGGCATACCTGCACAATTGAGTTCTTTTAGCTTGCTTAGAAATGAGTCATTTCCATGCAGAAGTATCTTTGACCATGTTTCATCtatgaaagagagaaataatttAGCTATCTATGTCCACTTCCATATGAGCAATGCAATTTCCCTAAACGGTCGGTTTCCTTGTATGGATTGGAGTGGCAATCCCAATCTACTTGAAAATGGGACATTCCGCATGCTCTTGATAACACACAAGTTTCCTGCAATGCAAAAT TTTCAAGGTAGATCAAATATTTCAAAGAGCTCAACCTTGTTAGCTGAGGCTATAATCTTGCCTTGGGACTTGTCTCTTCCGTTGGAAAATGGAAATACTTGTCCAACTGAAGTTTCCAATTTCAAGCTAAGAAAATGCTCCCAAGATCATGTCAAAAGAAATTGCCAAGATTCCTCTAACAAGAGACCTAAAATTGTTCACTTGTTAGGTAGGGCATTGACTGCAGGATCAATAGATGGCTTGGAAAAGGATGAAAATGAAGCACATGGCAGTCTGAGTGATTGTAGTCCTTGTGCGGACTTTAGCAGTAACCAGAAACCATGCAACCTTAAGTATCCTCTTACAATGCTATGTTATGTCACTTTTGGAAGTTGCAATGATCAAAATCCACTTAGGTCAGCAATCTTGTATTGCACAAACCCCAATGCAGGGGATGATGAATTAGTAAAACGGAGCTTGCAAAAGGTTGTGCTGGAGTTCAAGCCTGAAAGCCTTTTCAAGTATCAG TTATTAAGAATTGGTGGATATTATATCTTGAAGTACCCTGAGAAAGAGCTCCAGTGTAATCTAAGGGATTGTGGATATCGTAGCTGTGGTAAAGTTATTATCACTTCTGAAACGCAACTGTGGAGTATTTATTTTGCCTGTGATGAGGATCCTTTTCATACTAAACCAGAGTCGAGTTTGCCTTCAGATGTTTCTTCACGCACTATTGATGCAAATCTGTCTGAAGGTTCTCTTCAAAATGAACTAATCTTCCAGAGATCTGCAAGACAAAATCCCCTCTCGTGTTCAGATGTCCATCTCCATCTCTCTGCTGATGCAATGAAGCACTTGAAGATATGCACTGCAGCAGTGGAAGGGTTGATTAGTCCCATCATGGCTCCGGCAAAGGCTGTTAATGTCTCTGCATTCATTATGACCAACATGACTGTTCCAGTGCCATCTTCTGGAACCCCTGATCCTTCTTCGAGATTACCAGAGGGAGATTTAATATCACTACATGGAAATGTACTTGCTGTTCATAGTTTGAACTGCAGTTCTCTTTGTGCTCAGAAGCCCTTAGGTTGTGAAACAATGGGTGATGCTCATCAGTTGTGGTTCTTCCAAGGAACATCAGACAGCGTTTGTATTCACATTTTAGAAGGCCGTGACATT GTGAAGATTCGGGGTACCCTATGGAAACACGCTTTTCCTATTGGATTGGGACCAGGAGTAACTGCAACCTTTCACCGTGTTCTTGTACTAGG GCCGAATGAGTTGCTGTTGACACCTGTTTCATTCATTGTGATTGACTCTGTAAAAGAAGTTCTTTCTCAGGATAGTGACATGAGTTCCCATCCAATATCTACTCCAGATATTTTATGTGATGCCCTACAGGACACTGTTCCGTCAGGCTTTATCCCTGAACTGATTCATTGCTTAGAGAGTGGGCCAGTACAGTTACGTTGCAGG GTTGTGGCTATACGTGTCCTAGTGTTAGAAATGCCCAAAAGTAAATTTGAGAAGCTACAAACGAGGGAGCAGTCCAAGGATCCTGCTGTAAACATCCCACTTGCtggttttgttttgg ATGATGGATCATCCACTTGTTGTCTCTGGGCCAATGCAGAGAGAGCAGCAAAATTGCTAAGGCTACAGGAAGAAACCTCAATCAGTTATTTCAGTAGCAGTTACTCGACATTGAGAACAGGAAGCAACAAGGCACCAAGCACCACCATTTATGATCTGCGGAAGATTTTAAAGAAGCACAATAGAGTTACTGTGAAGAATCAAGGGTCTATGCATGATCCATCATGTCAAGAGCTTTTGTTTTCTGTCACTTCAGATAAAGTCCTCAGCAGCTCAGATGAGAGTGTCATCAAGTTCATAATCCTCAATGCTTGCCATGGTGCAGTTTTG AATGTTCTCGGTAGTGTAATGGATTCAGATGCTTTTGGATGGCTGGAGATGGAACTTGCAGAAATGGAGATGCCAGTACATTCGATTCGAAATATTTGGGCAAGAGAAATTCGGTATGCAGATTATTTGACTGATGCAAAGACCGTACTTCAAGAACTTTTAGTCAGGTAG
- the LOC122662692 gene encoding CST complex subunit CTC1-like isoform X1, producing the protein MEGVRNISISELLQRSRPLTGASSLCSPSISVSRFPPEANCRQRSSDGTATKPDSVNISVSEENSSRRILSPLKYPALIIGTLSLPSSDTESTSNQLSCGLRNSCFVFSDGVSRICCAVLDLDIKIIGKQIHVLAWNFIPFKGGGGFLEIIRWSLSNLSTEICQSSHADAFLLASASHVQKEHFEPRSSVCGRLGSVSPVFVIPCTVKGNVDSGNCSKDSRNLSGFLAEIMVCECYVCTSKASVASIRNLLQGHSSHSFNRPAFLYFYGSASFWHPVLSNLLGIVVLLSAVKKKQIFSGKEEPCLMFTSTDKTVLHIPRSPVGELLSGRNRIKGRGESGVYTGVVTGVYMQGMVVELDEKVWLLLTDHISYLPHSLRLGAIISLRNVHFVHPNFSWSRMLLLGACCKTTINVESFSSVESQCHIRLQSQSLLHKFIGTLAFSARLWVLLTVSCFRKKFAGTLSEKKILGSKYQEGLVQMYARSGLPSSFFRPRHGLFIEFSKHNQSSCGSEPNDGYLKLVVPITNFISHCEAIWLKTLVQMNKDPETIRKRKKFRLLPCEGNSYGRLVRRIISSEDLALVLMGNLEISPSSGRLQLIDATGSIEVVVPDLPSNWDARSIYEVKHYTVVIEGIPAQLSSFSLLRNESFPCRSIFDHVSSMKERNNLAIYVHFHMSNAISLNGRFPCMDWSGNPNLLENGTFRMLLITHKFPAMQNFQGRSNISKSSTLLAEAIILPWDLSLPLENGNTCPTEVSNFKLRKCSQDHVKRNCQDSSNKRPKIVHLLGRALTAGSIDGLEKDENEAHGSLSDCSPCADFSSNQKPCNLKYPLTMLCYVTFGSCNDQNPLRSAILYCTNPNAGDDELVKRSLQKVVLEFKPESLFKYQLLRIGGYYILKYPEKELQCNLRDCGYRSCGKVIITSETQLWSIYFACDEDPFHTKPESSLPSDVSSRTIDANLSEGSLQNELIFQRSARQNPLSCSDVHLHLSADAMKHLKICTAAVEGLISPIMAPAKAVNVSAFIMTNMTVPVPSSGTPDPSSRLPEGDLISLHGNVLAVHSLNCSSLCAQKPLGCETMGDAHQLWFFQGTSDSVCIHILEGRDIVKIRGTLWKHAFPIGLGPGVTATFHRVLVLGRPNELLLTPVSFIVIDSVKEVLSQDSDMSSHPISTPDILCDALQDTVPSGFIPELIHCLESGPVQLRCRVVAIRVLVLEMPKSKFEKLQTREQSKDPAVNIPLAGFVLDDGSSTCCLWANAERAAKLLRLQEETSISYFSSSYSTLRTGSNKAPSTTIYDLRKILKKHNRVTVKNQGSMHDPSCQELLFSVTSDKVLSSSDESVIKFIILNACHGAVLNVLGSVMDSDAFGWLEMELAEMEMPVHSIRNIWAREIRYADYLTDAKTVLQELLVR; encoded by the exons ATGGAAGGTGTGAGGAACATATCGATTTCAGAGCTGCTCCAACGATCTCGTCCTCTAACAGGTGCTTCCTCTCTTTGCTCTCCTTCCATTTCGGTTTCTCGTTTTCCACCTGAAGCGAACTGTAGACAAAGATCATCTGACGGAACGGCCACGAAACCTGATTCTGTCAATATTTCTGTTTCCGAAGAAAACTCTAGCCGTagaattctctctcctctcaagtACCCTGCGCTTATTATTGGAACCCTAAGTCTCCCTTCCAGTGATACTGAGTCGACTTCTAATCAACTCTCTTGCGGGTTGAGAAACAGTTGCTTTGTGTTTTCTGATGGTGTTTCTAGGATTTGTTGCGCTGTTCTTGACCTGGATATTAAGATTATCGGCAAGCAAATCCATGTTCTTGCCTGGAATTTCATTCCTTTCAAAGGTGGTGGTGGATTCTTGGAGATTATCAGATGGAGCCTTTCGAATTTGTCCACGGAAATATGTCAATCGTCCCATGCGGATGCGTTTCTGTTGGCTTCAGCTTCACATGTTCAGAAAGAGCATTTCGAGCCTCGTTCTTCTGTTTGTGGCAGATTAGGATCGGTCAGCCCTGTTTTTGTAATTCCATGCACTGTTAAAGGTAATGTCGATTCCGGCAACTGCTctaaagattcaagaaacttgaGTGGATTCCTTGCGGAAATAATGGTCTGTGAGTGTTACGTATGTACTTCCAAAGCTTCAGTAGCCTCGATTAGGAATCTACTTCAGGGACACAGTTCTCATTCTTTCAATCGACCTGCATTTTTATATTTCTATGGATCTGCTTCGTTTTGGCATCCTGTTCTCTCTAACCTTCTCGGGATTGTAGTCTTGCTCTCTGCCGTGAAGAAGAAACAGATTTTCAGCGGAAAAGAAGAGCCATGTTTAATGTTCACAAGTACAGACAAAACTGTTTTGCATATACCCAGGTCACCTGTGGGAGAATTGCTATCTGGAAGGAATAGAATCAAAGGGAGAGGTGAGTCTGGTGTGTATACTGGAGTTGTCACAGGTGTTTACATGCAAGGAATGGTTGTTGAGCTGGACGAGAAAGTGTGGCTTTTACTAACCGATCATATTTCATACTTACCTCATTCTTTGAGGCTAGGCGCTATT ATATCTTTGAGGAATGTTCATTTTGTACATCCCAATTTTTCTTGGTCAAGAATGCTCTTGCTCGGGGCTTGCTGTAAGACTACCATCAATGTGGAATCCTTTTCATCCGTGGAGTCTCA GTGTCATATTCGTCTCCAGTCACAAAGCCTGTTGCACAAATTCATTGGGACGTTGGCATTTTCTGCCAGATTATG GGTCTTACTTACAGTCTCATGTTTCAGAAAAAAATTTGCTGGCACCCTGTCAGAGAAGAAGATTCTTGGATCCAAATAT CAAGAAGGATTGGTTCAGATGTATGCTAGATCAGGCCTACCTTCATCTTTTTTTCGACCTCGG CATGGACTATTCATTGAATTCAGTAAGCACAATCAGAGTAGTTGTGGTAGTGAGCCAAATGATGGGTACTTGAAATTG GTAGTGCCTATCACTAATTTCATCAGCCATTGTGAGGCCATTTGGTTAAAGACATTAGTACAAATGAATAAGGACCCTGAAACTAtcaggaagagaaaaaaattccGTCTCCTGCCATGTGAAGGGAATTCCTATGGGAGGTTAGTCAGAAGAATTATATCAAGTGAAGATCTTGCCTTGGTTCTGATGGGTAATCTAGAG ATTTCTCCATCTTCTGGGAGGTTGCAGTTAATTGATGCAACTGGCAGCATTGAGGTTGTGGTACCAGATTTGCCATCTAATTGGGATGCCAGAAGTATATATGAG GTTAAACACTATACTGTTGTTATAGAAGGCATACCTGCACAATTGAGTTCTTTTAGCTTGCTTAGAAATGAGTCATTTCCATGCAGAAGTATCTTTGACCATGTTTCATCtatgaaagagagaaataatttAGCTATCTATGTCCACTTCCATATGAGCAATGCAATTTCCCTAAACGGTCGGTTTCCTTGTATGGATTGGAGTGGCAATCCCAATCTACTTGAAAATGGGACATTCCGCATGCTCTTGATAACACACAAGTTTCCTGCAATGCAAAAT TTTCAAGGTAGATCAAATATTTCAAAGAGCTCAACCTTGTTAGCTGAGGCTATAATCTTGCCTTGGGACTTGTCTCTTCCGTTGGAAAATGGAAATACTTGTCCAACTGAAGTTTCCAATTTCAAGCTAAGAAAATGCTCCCAAGATCATGTCAAAAGAAATTGCCAAGATTCCTCTAACAAGAGACCTAAAATTGTTCACTTGTTAGGTAGGGCATTGACTGCAGGATCAATAGATGGCTTGGAAAAGGATGAAAATGAAGCACATGGCAGTCTGAGTGATTGTAGTCCTTGTGCGGACTTTAGCAGTAACCAGAAACCATGCAACCTTAAGTATCCTCTTACAATGCTATGTTATGTCACTTTTGGAAGTTGCAATGATCAAAATCCACTTAGGTCAGCAATCTTGTATTGCACAAACCCCAATGCAGGGGATGATGAATTAGTAAAACGGAGCTTGCAAAAGGTTGTGCTGGAGTTCAAGCCTGAAAGCCTTTTCAAGTATCAG TTATTAAGAATTGGTGGATATTATATCTTGAAGTACCCTGAGAAAGAGCTCCAGTGTAATCTAAGGGATTGTGGATATCGTAGCTGTGGTAAAGTTATTATCACTTCTGAAACGCAACTGTGGAGTATTTATTTTGCCTGTGATGAGGATCCTTTTCATACTAAACCAGAGTCGAGTTTGCCTTCAGATGTTTCTTCACGCACTATTGATGCAAATCTGTCTGAAGGTTCTCTTCAAAATGAACTAATCTTCCAGAGATCTGCAAGACAAAATCCCCTCTCGTGTTCAGATGTCCATCTCCATCTCTCTGCTGATGCAATGAAGCACTTGAAGATATGCACTGCAGCAGTGGAAGGGTTGATTAGTCCCATCATGGCTCCGGCAAAGGCTGTTAATGTCTCTGCATTCATTATGACCAACATGACTGTTCCAGTGCCATCTTCTGGAACCCCTGATCCTTCTTCGAGATTACCAGAGGGAGATTTAATATCACTACATGGAAATGTACTTGCTGTTCATAGTTTGAACTGCAGTTCTCTTTGTGCTCAGAAGCCCTTAGGTTGTGAAACAATGGGTGATGCTCATCAGTTGTGGTTCTTCCAAGGAACATCAGACAGCGTTTGTATTCACATTTTAGAAGGCCGTGACATT GTGAAGATTCGGGGTACCCTATGGAAACACGCTTTTCCTATTGGATTGGGACCAGGAGTAACTGCAACCTTTCACCGTGTTCTTGTACTAGG CAGGCCGAATGAGTTGCTGTTGACACCTGTTTCATTCATTGTGATTGACTCTGTAAAAGAAGTTCTTTCTCAGGATAGTGACATGAGTTCCCATCCAATATCTACTCCAGATATTTTATGTGATGCCCTACAGGACACTGTTCCGTCAGGCTTTATCCCTGAACTGATTCATTGCTTAGAGAGTGGGCCAGTACAGTTACGTTGCAGG GTTGTGGCTATACGTGTCCTAGTGTTAGAAATGCCCAAAAGTAAATTTGAGAAGCTACAAACGAGGGAGCAGTCCAAGGATCCTGCTGTAAACATCCCACTTGCtggttttgttttgg ATGATGGATCATCCACTTGTTGTCTCTGGGCCAATGCAGAGAGAGCAGCAAAATTGCTAAGGCTACAGGAAGAAACCTCAATCAGTTATTTCAGTAGCAGTTACTCGACATTGAGAACAGGAAGCAACAAGGCACCAAGCACCACCATTTATGATCTGCGGAAGATTTTAAAGAAGCACAATAGAGTTACTGTGAAGAATCAAGGGTCTATGCATGATCCATCATGTCAAGAGCTTTTGTTTTCTGTCACTTCAGATAAAGTCCTCAGCAGCTCAGATGAGAGTGTCATCAAGTTCATAATCCTCAATGCTTGCCATGGTGCAGTTTTG AATGTTCTCGGTAGTGTAATGGATTCAGATGCTTTTGGATGGCTGGAGATGGAACTTGCAGAAATGGAGATGCCAGTACATTCGATTCGAAATATTTGGGCAAGAGAAATTCGGTATGCAGATTATTTGACTGATGCAAAGACCGTACTTCAAGAACTTTTAGTCAGGTAG